In Calditrichota bacterium, a genomic segment contains:
- a CDS encoding V-type ATP synthase subunit B — MRRVYSRILQVVGNVITVRATDVAYEELAEITTQRGKSLAQVIKLDGDLVSLQVFAGSRGISVNDEVRFLGHPMLVTFSENMLGRVFDGAGMPRDKGPQLTEHLIPVAGPTVNPYKRIIPRRMIRTNIPMIDVFNSLVVSQKLPIFSVSGEPYNELLARIALQAEVDMIILGGIGLKYDQYMYFKTVLEEGGALYRSIFFINTAADPIVESLMVPDLCLAVAEKFALQGKDVLVLLTDMTNFADALKEISITMEHVPSNRGYPGDLYTQLAQRYEKAVDFEDAGSITILAVTTMPGNDVTHPVPDNTGYITEGQFYLHGGRIDPFGSLSRLKQLVNKNTRKDHRAIMDGMIQLYAQYKETEEKRAMGFRMSTWDNKLLKYGKLFESKMMDLSVNIPLERALDLGWEILAECFRPEETGLRTELIKEFWPGIAERKAAEAVPEEVGEAVGAEAASE, encoded by the coding sequence ATGCGAAGAGTCTATAGCAGGATCCTGCAAGTAGTCGGCAACGTCATCACGGTTCGCGCCACCGACGTTGCCTACGAGGAGCTGGCCGAAATCACCACGCAGCGAGGCAAGTCCCTTGCTCAGGTCATCAAGCTGGACGGCGACCTGGTTTCGCTCCAGGTGTTTGCCGGAAGCCGGGGCATCTCGGTCAACGACGAGGTGCGCTTCCTCGGCCACCCCATGCTGGTGACCTTCTCGGAGAACATGTTGGGTCGCGTGTTCGACGGCGCGGGCATGCCGCGCGACAAGGGACCACAGCTGACCGAGCACCTCATTCCCGTGGCGGGGCCGACGGTCAACCCCTACAAGCGCATCATCCCCCGGCGCATGATCCGCACCAACATCCCGATGATCGACGTGTTCAACTCCTTGGTGGTTTCTCAGAAGCTGCCGATCTTCTCGGTGTCCGGGGAGCCTTACAATGAGCTGTTGGCCAGGATTGCCTTGCAGGCCGAGGTGGACATGATTATCCTCGGCGGCATCGGTCTGAAGTACGACCAGTACATGTACTTCAAGACCGTGCTGGAGGAAGGTGGTGCCCTGTACCGGTCCATCTTCTTCATCAACACTGCGGCTGACCCCATCGTGGAAAGCCTCATGGTGCCTGACCTCTGTCTGGCAGTTGCCGAGAAGTTTGCCCTGCAAGGCAAAGACGTCCTGGTGCTCCTCACCGACATGACCAACTTTGCCGACGCGCTGAAGGAGATCTCCATCACCATGGAGCACGTGCCCTCCAACCGCGGCTATCCCGGCGATCTCTACACGCAGCTTGCCCAGCGCTACGAGAAGGCCGTGGACTTTGAGGATGCCGGCTCCATCACCATCCTGGCCGTCACTACCATGCCCGGCAACGACGTCACTCACCCCGTACCTGACAACACCGGCTACATCACCGAGGGCCAGTTCTACCTGCACGGCGGACGCATTGACCCCTTCGGCTCGCTCAGTCGCCTCAAGCAGCTGGTGAACAAGAACACGCGCAAGGACCACCGCGCCATCATGGACGGCATGATCCAGCTCTATGCACAGTACAAGGAGACGGAAGAGAAGCGTGCCATGGGCTTCCGCATGAGCACCTGGGACAATAAGCTGCTCAAGTACGGCAAGCTCTTCGAAAGCAAGATGATGGACCTCTCGGTGAACATCCCCTTGGAGAGGGCCTTGGACTTGGGATGGGAGATTCTGGCGGAGTGCTTCCGGCCTGAGGAGACCGGGTTGCGGACGGAGCTGATCAAGGAGTTTTGGCCGGGTATTGCGGAGCGGAAGGCGGCAGAGGCGGTGCCCGAAGAGGTGGGCGAGGCCGTAGGCGCAGAAGCCGCCAGCGAATAG
- a CDS encoding V-type ATP synthase subunit D: MAKVRLTRIELKRQKDNLRRFLRYLPTLELKKQQLLQEIRALQRTRESLLADIERVNTEVSQWADVFAEEVGLPSLVKVAEVVTDTGNIAGIDIPLFGAVRFEEVPYDLFTTPLWVDQGIAVCKEQIERHIRLHIVDRQLAILQEELRVTIQRIKLFEEIKIPEAQENIRVIQIFLGDQMTAEVVRGKIAKAKIEKRREE; the protein is encoded by the coding sequence ATGGCAAAGGTCAGGCTGACAAGGATCGAGCTCAAGAGGCAAAAGGACAATCTGCGCCGCTTCCTCCGCTACTTGCCGACCTTGGAGCTCAAGAAGCAGCAACTGTTGCAGGAAATCCGCGCGCTGCAGCGCACCCGCGAGTCCCTGCTGGCGGACATCGAGCGGGTGAACACCGAAGTCAGCCAGTGGGCAGACGTCTTTGCCGAGGAGGTTGGCCTGCCTTCCTTGGTCAAGGTGGCCGAGGTCGTCACTGACACCGGCAACATCGCTGGCATCGACATCCCCTTGTTCGGCGCGGTGCGCTTCGAGGAGGTGCCCTACGACCTCTTCACCACGCCCTTGTGGGTCGACCAGGGGATTGCGGTCTGCAAGGAGCAGATCGAGCGACACATCCGGTTGCACATTGTCGACCGCCAGTTGGCGATTCTGCAAGAAGAGCTGCGGGTGACCATCCAGCGCATCAAGCTGTTTGAAGAGATCAAGATCCCCGAGGCCCAGGAAAACATTCGGGTGATCCAGATATTCCTGGGCGACCAGATGACCGCCGAGGTGGTGCGGGGTAAGATCGCCAAGGCGAAGATCGAAAAGCGGCGCGAAGAATGA
- a CDS encoding V-type ATP synthase subunit K (produces ATP from ADP in the presence of a proton gradient across the membrane; the K subunit is a nonenzymatic component which binds the dimeric form by interacting with the G and E subunits) codes for MVQGFGDMSISLALAAVGSALGAGVAGMSAVGAWKRAFAQNKAAPFIMVAFVGAPLSQTIYGMILRNAIRSANLPADTYLYQILLGAFAGFAMGMSAYMQGKAGAKAADALGETGKGFGQYIMVLGIIETVALFIMVFTLAAIPRL; via the coding sequence ATGGTGCAGGGATTTGGTGACATGAGTATTTCGTTGGCCTTGGCAGCGGTAGGCTCGGCATTAGGTGCGGGGGTGGCAGGGATGTCGGCGGTGGGAGCCTGGAAGCGGGCCTTCGCCCAGAACAAGGCGGCGCCGTTCATCATGGTCGCCTTTGTGGGTGCCCCCCTGTCCCAGACCATTTACGGGATGATCCTGCGCAACGCCATCCGCAGCGCCAATCTGCCGGCCGACACCTACCTGTACCAGATCCTTCTGGGCGCCTTTGCTGGCTTTGCCATGGGCATGTCCGCCTACATGCAGGGTAAGGCAGGGGCAAAGGCCGCCGACGCCCTGGGCGAAACCGGTAAGGGCTTCGGCCAGTACATCATGGTGCTCGGCATCATCGAAACGGTCGCCCTGTTCATCATGGTCTTCACGCTGGCGGCAATTCCTAGGCTGTAA
- a CDS encoding AtpZ/AtpI family protein, producing the protein MGEQSTLSTVRQLTLAVATVARISALVLVCVASPLALGLYLDRLLGTEPWLLMVGMLVGVVLCVVSVARLVRRQ; encoded by the coding sequence ATGGGTGAACAGAGCACGCTTTCCACCGTTCGGCAGCTGACCCTGGCGGTGGCCACCGTGGCGCGCATCAGCGCCCTTGTGTTGGTCTGCGTGGCCAGCCCTTTGGCCTTAGGCCTTTACTTGGATCGACTTTTGGGCACTGAACCCTGGCTGTTGATGGTGGGGATGCTCGTCGGGGTCGTGCTCTGCGTGGTGAGTGTTGCTCGTCTCGTTCGTCGGCAATAG
- a CDS encoding F0F1 ATP synthase subunit A: MKKRTKILLILLAAVALLVAGNLYLRFRLPPVTIRAEAIPGLRLGPVQVTNTLLTALLVDLILVALALAATRRMRLVPSGVQNFVEWVIETLYRLTESVAGPRWTPRFFAIVATIFLYVLVSNWFGLLPGLSAFGVVEEHAAHTAPRHGQAAVEAVAELSEAHAAERVIIPLFRSPSTDLNNNFALALLSVFLTQVFGVVAIGPRYFAKFFNVKGLANALRPSPKGRRLSIRARLGAIAFGAIDFMVGILEAISEVAKVISFSFRLFGNIFAGEVMLLVLASLVPLVLTLPFLGLEIFVGLIQAFIFYVLTLAFFTMATLSHGHGDDVQREK; the protein is encoded by the coding sequence ATGAAAAAGCGAACCAAGATCCTGTTGATTCTCTTAGCGGCCGTGGCTTTGCTCGTCGCCGGCAACCTCTACCTGCGTTTCCGCTTGCCGCCGGTGACGATCCGGGCAGAGGCCATACCTGGGCTGCGCCTTGGTCCGGTGCAGGTAACCAATACGCTCCTCACGGCGCTGCTGGTGGATCTCATCCTGGTGGCGCTCGCTTTGGCTGCCACCCGGCGCATGCGCCTGGTCCCCTCCGGCGTGCAGAATTTCGTGGAGTGGGTCATCGAGACCTTGTACCGACTCACCGAATCGGTAGCCGGGCCCAGATGGACGCCGCGCTTCTTTGCCATCGTGGCCACCATCTTCTTGTACGTTTTGGTCTCCAACTGGTTCGGCCTGCTCCCAGGCCTGAGCGCCTTCGGGGTGGTGGAAGAGCATGCGGCGCACACGGCCCCTCGCCACGGACAAGCAGCGGTGGAAGCCGTCGCCGAGCTGAGCGAGGCTCATGCGGCGGAGAGGGTGATCATACCGCTTTTTCGCTCCCCCAGCACCGACTTGAACAACAACTTCGCCTTGGCACTGCTGTCGGTGTTTCTGACGCAGGTGTTCGGCGTGGTGGCCATTGGGCCTCGCTATTTTGCCAAGTTCTTCAACGTGAAGGGGTTGGCGAATGCGCTGCGTCCATCACCCAAGGGACGACGGCTCTCCATCCGCGCGCGATTAGGAGCGATCGCCTTTGGTGCCATTGACTTCATGGTGGGGATCCTGGAGGCCATAAGTGAGGTTGCCAAGGTCATCTCCTTCTCCTTCCGACTCTTTGGCAACATCTTCGCCGGCGAGGTGATGCTCCTGGTGCTGGCTTCGCTGGTACCGCTGGTGCTGACGCTGCCCTTTTTGGGGCTGGAGATCTTTGTGGGACTTATCCAAGCGTTCATCTTCTATGTCCTTACGCTAGCCTTCTTTACGATGGCCACGCTTTCTCACGGCCACGGCGACGACGTGCAGAGGGAAAAGTAA
- the atpE gene encoding ATP synthase F0 subunit C yields the protein MDASTMKLLAAGLAIGLGALGPGIGIGVLTYGALQSIGRNPEATSRIQTSMFIGIAFAEAIAIYALVVALILLFVV from the coding sequence ATGGACGCATCGACGATGAAGCTGTTGGCTGCTGGTCTGGCCATAGGCCTGGGAGCTCTCGGTCCAGGCATCGGCATAGGGGTTCTGACCTATGGTGCGCTGCAATCCATCGGGCGCAATCCTGAGGCCACCTCGCGGATTCAGACGAGCATGTTCATCGGCATCGCCTTTGCCGAGGCAATTGCCATTTACGCCCTGGTGGTGGCATTGATCCTCTTGTTTGTGGTCTGA
- the atpF gene encoding F0F1 ATP synthase subunit B: MDALRPLGIDPALLIAYLVNFVLLVLVLRAVLYRPVLKMLAERREKIRESLAQADKVKEEAEAQRVAFQRELEQARQASQEAANRIAQETEKLRESILAEARREAEEIRLQARQQIELERQQLVADLHQQVVDLAVELTRKTLRNTVAVDEKTQRRLIRQFLEQNGGLA, translated from the coding sequence TTGGACGCACTGAGACCCCTGGGGATTGATCCTGCGCTCCTCATTGCCTACCTAGTCAACTTTGTCCTGCTGGTGCTGGTGCTTCGCGCGGTGCTGTATCGGCCGGTGCTCAAGATGCTGGCCGAGCGGCGGGAAAAAATCCGCGAGTCGCTGGCCCAGGCCGACAAGGTCAAGGAGGAGGCAGAGGCACAAAGGGTCGCCTTCCAGCGGGAGCTGGAGCAGGCGCGCCAGGCCTCGCAGGAGGCAGCCAACCGCATTGCCCAGGAGACCGAGAAACTGCGCGAGTCGATCCTTGCCGAGGCCCGCCGCGAAGCTGAGGAGATCCGACTGCAGGCACGCCAACAGATCGAGTTAGAGCGACAGCAACTGGTCGCCGATCTCCACCAGCAGGTGGTTGACCTCGCCGTGGAGCTGACGCGCAAGACGCTGCGCAACACGGTGGCCGTCGACGAAAAGACGCAGCGGCGTCTCATCCGGCAGTTCCTTGAGCAGAACGGAGGCCTTGCGTGA
- the atpH gene encoding ATP synthase F1 subunit delta — MRRGGKTKGRAAVQDYAAAACEHISEGWVAQLRAVWNALTADAERLAELTDQSRDFAARRGRLDELLPAKLNPEARNLLYVMLRDGQIGLLGEVVERLAQTLVGGERQVARVVTAVPPTPKERESLRAIVARRFGQGVEVQFEVDPEILGGVLIKAGDRVIDGSLAGRLAALHQRLRSSR, encoded by the coding sequence GTGAGACGCGGGGGCAAGACAAAGGGCAGGGCCGCCGTGCAGGACTATGCAGCCGCGGCATGCGAACACATCAGCGAGGGGTGGGTGGCGCAGCTGCGCGCCGTGTGGAACGCCTTGACCGCCGATGCGGAGCGACTTGCCGAGCTGACCGATCAGAGCAGAGACTTTGCCGCGCGCCGAGGACGCCTGGATGAGCTGCTGCCGGCGAAGCTGAACCCAGAGGCGCGCAACCTGCTCTACGTCATGCTCCGCGACGGCCAGATAGGACTGCTGGGCGAAGTGGTAGAGCGACTGGCGCAGACTTTGGTCGGTGGCGAGCGTCAGGTGGCGCGAGTGGTCACTGCCGTGCCGCCGACGCCCAAAGAGAGAGAATCCCTCCGGGCCATCGTAGCAAGGCGTTTCGGCCAGGGAGTGGAGGTGCAATTTGAGGTGGACCCGGAGATCCTTGGAGGCGTGCTAATAAAGGCAGGTGATAGAGTAATCGACGGCAGCTTGGCAGGGCGGTTGGCCGCCTTGCACCAGCGACTGCGCAGCAGCCGGTAG
- a CDS encoding F0F1 ATP synthase subunit alpha has product MPIRAEDITARIRREIETFEAPVTTMNVGHVVEVGDGIARVSGLSDAMASELVEFPGGVMGIVLNLEVDNVGVIIMGDYEHIEEGDEVRSTGRIASVPVGDELIGRVVNALGQPIDGKGPIRTERFRPVERIAPGVVYRQNVDTPVQTGIKAIDSMIPIGRGQRELIIGDRQTGKTALAIDTIINQKDKDLICVYVAIGQKMAQVAQVVATLERYGAMGHTIVVVAGASDPAALQYLAPYAGCAMGEEFMEQGRDALVVYDDLTKHAWAYRQISLLLRRPPGREAYPGDVFYLHSRLLERAARMHKDYGGGSLTALPIIETQAGDVSAYIPTNVISITDGQIYLESDLFYAGIRPAVNAGLSVSRVGGDAQTKAMKKVAGKLRLELASYRALAAFAQFGSDLDKATREQLERGQRLTELLKQPQYAPVPLDEQVMAIYAVTNGFADDVPVAKVREFEAGLLQFLRTVHPEIGAAIMKEKDLSEATRTALEQAIREYKETARF; this is encoded by the coding sequence ATGCCAATTCGTGCCGAAGACATTACTGCCCGCATCCGCCGCGAGATTGAGACCTTTGAGGCACCGGTGACCACCATGAACGTGGGTCACGTGGTAGAGGTCGGTGATGGCATTGCCAGAGTGAGCGGCTTGTCCGACGCCATGGCCTCCGAGCTGGTGGAATTCCCCGGCGGCGTCATGGGCATCGTCCTCAATCTCGAAGTGGACAATGTCGGCGTCATCATCATGGGGGACTATGAGCACATCGAGGAGGGGGACGAGGTGCGCAGCACCGGCCGGATCGCCTCGGTGCCCGTGGGGGACGAGCTCATCGGGCGCGTGGTCAATGCCCTGGGCCAGCCCATCGACGGCAAAGGACCGATTCGCACAGAGCGCTTCCGCCCTGTGGAGCGGATCGCGCCGGGCGTGGTCTACCGCCAGAACGTCGATACCCCGGTGCAGACGGGCATCAAGGCTATCGACTCGATGATCCCCATCGGTCGGGGCCAGCGGGAGCTCATCATCGGCGACCGACAGACCGGCAAGACCGCCTTAGCCATCGACACCATCATCAACCAAAAAGACAAGGACCTCATCTGCGTCTATGTGGCCATAGGCCAGAAGATGGCCCAGGTGGCGCAGGTGGTGGCGACTTTAGAGCGCTACGGCGCCATGGGCCACACCATCGTGGTGGTGGCCGGCGCCTCCGATCCGGCTGCCCTGCAGTATCTGGCCCCTTATGCCGGATGTGCCATGGGCGAGGAGTTCATGGAGCAGGGCCGCGACGCGTTGGTGGTGTACGACGACCTCACCAAGCACGCCTGGGCATACCGGCAGATCTCGCTGCTCCTCCGTCGTCCGCCTGGACGCGAGGCCTATCCAGGTGACGTGTTCTACCTTCACTCGCGGCTCCTGGAGCGGGCGGCGCGTATGCACAAGGACTATGGCGGCGGCTCGCTGACTGCCCTGCCTATCATCGAGACGCAGGCTGGAGACGTGAGCGCCTACATCCCCACCAACGTCATCTCCATCACCGACGGCCAGATCTACCTGGAAAGCGACCTGTTCTACGCAGGCATCAGGCCGGCCGTGAATGCGGGGCTTTCGGTGTCGCGGGTTGGCGGCGACGCGCAGACCAAGGCGATGAAGAAGGTGGCAGGCAAGCTGCGCTTGGAGCTTGCCTCCTACCGCGCGTTAGCGGCCTTTGCCCAGTTCGGCTCGGATCTGGACAAGGCCACGCGCGAGCAACTGGAACGCGGCCAGCGCCTGACCGAGCTGCTGAAGCAGCCGCAGTACGCACCGGTGCCGCTGGATGAGCAGGTGATGGCCATCTACGCGGTGACCAATGGCTTTGCCGACGATGTGCCAGTGGCCAAGGTAAGAGAGTTCGAGGCAGGACTGCTGCAGTTCCTGCGCACTGTCCACCCGGAGATCGGCGCTGCCATCATGAAGGAGAAGGACCTGTCCGAGGCAACGCGCACCGCGCTGGAGCAGGCCATCCGGGAGTACAAGGAGACGGCCCGCTTCTGA
- the atpG gene encoding ATP synthase F1 subunit gamma: MATVRELRRRIKGITSIAQVTRAMQMVAASKMRRAQEQALATRAYAAKSWELISHLAAQPGHEQLHPLLVERRPPRKMGMVLITSDKGLCGSYNTNVLRTALQFMQQANLPVSICTIGRKGRDFMVRHGGHVVAEFSLGARHPTVLDVTPIARTVIEDYEKGLCDQVWLVYTEFINTLSQRATVRPLLPITPGRLRGSVLDRFLMDLPPHVALEYIYEPNPHAILDVVLPRFVELQVYQAVLEAQASEHSARMVAMRNATESANELVEHLTLQYYRARQEAITKEMVDITGGAEALKG; the protein is encoded by the coding sequence ATGGCGACCGTCCGTGAGCTGCGCAGGCGCATCAAAGGGATCACCAGCATTGCTCAGGTGACGCGGGCCATGCAGATGGTGGCCGCCAGCAAGATGCGTCGTGCCCAGGAGCAGGCGCTTGCCACGCGCGCCTACGCGGCCAAGTCCTGGGAGTTAATCAGCCACTTGGCGGCGCAGCCGGGCCACGAGCAGTTGCACCCTCTGTTGGTGGAACGTCGGCCACCGCGCAAAATGGGGATGGTGCTGATCACCTCCGACAAAGGTCTGTGCGGGTCCTACAACACCAACGTCCTGCGCACGGCACTGCAGTTCATGCAACAGGCGAACCTGCCAGTGAGCATATGCACCATCGGGCGCAAAGGCCGCGATTTCATGGTACGCCACGGGGGGCACGTGGTGGCTGAATTTTCTCTCGGTGCGCGTCACCCCACCGTGCTGGATGTTACCCCCATCGCGCGCACGGTGATCGAGGACTATGAGAAGGGACTGTGCGACCAGGTCTGGTTAGTCTACACCGAGTTCATCAATACGCTGTCGCAAAGAGCGACGGTGCGCCCGCTCTTGCCCATCACGCCGGGGCGGCTACGCGGCTCAGTTCTGGACCGCTTCTTGATGGACCTGCCGCCGCATGTGGCCCTGGAGTACATTTACGAGCCGAATCCCCACGCGATTCTGGACGTGGTGCTGCCGCGTTTTGTGGAACTGCAAGTGTACCAGGCGGTGCTCGAAGCCCAGGCCAGTGAGCACAGTGCGCGCATGGTGGCGATGCGCAACGCCACCGAGAGTGCCAATGAGCTGGTTGAGCATCTGACGCTGCAATACTATCGCGCGCGGCAAGAGGCGATCACCAAGGAAATGGTGGACATCACGGGCGGGGCCGAGGCGCTCAAGGGGTGA
- the atpD gene encoding F0F1 ATP synthase subunit beta: protein MAGRNTGHIVQVLGAVVDVAFPTGQLPEIYHALEVARDGQEPLVLEVQQHLGDDWVRCVAMDTTDGLRRGMRVVDTGGPIMVPVGPKTLGRMFNVLGKPIDNAGPVEAEQYYPIHRPAPSFEEQVTQAELFETGLKVIDLVAPFTRGGKTGVFGGAGVGKTVIIAELMFSLAKEHGGFSVFAGVGERTREGTQFWHEMKEMGVLDKTVMVFGQMNEPPGVRLRVALTGLTMAEYFRDQGRDVLLFIDNIYRFVMSGSEVSALLGRLPSAVGYQPTLGTEMGELQERITSTKRGSITSMQAVYVPADDYTDPAPVTTFAHLDATISLERSIAEQGLYPAVDPLASTSRILDPRIVGEEHYRVARGVQQVLQRYKDLQDIIAILGIDELSEEDKLVVSRARKMQRFFSQPMFVASQFTGREGRYVPVRETVRGFKMILEGQLDDLPEQAFYMVGTIDEAIEVGRRMRA, encoded by the coding sequence ATGGCGGGACGGAACACGGGTCACATTGTGCAGGTGTTGGGCGCAGTGGTTGATGTGGCGTTCCCCACCGGGCAACTGCCCGAGATCTACCATGCGCTGGAGGTGGCGCGCGACGGACAGGAACCGCTGGTGCTGGAAGTGCAGCAACACCTCGGCGATGACTGGGTGCGCTGCGTGGCCATGGATACCACCGATGGCCTGCGGCGCGGCATGCGCGTGGTGGATACCGGCGGCCCCATCATGGTGCCGGTGGGCCCCAAGACCTTGGGCCGGATGTTCAACGTGCTCGGCAAGCCCATCGACAATGCCGGCCCCGTGGAGGCAGAGCAGTACTACCCCATCCACCGGCCAGCTCCGTCGTTCGAGGAGCAGGTCACGCAGGCCGAGCTCTTCGAAACGGGATTGAAGGTCATCGACTTGGTGGCGCCGTTCACCAGGGGTGGTAAGACCGGCGTGTTCGGTGGCGCAGGCGTGGGCAAGACGGTGATCATTGCCGAGCTCATGTTCAGCTTGGCCAAGGAGCACGGCGGGTTTTCTGTGTTTGCCGGTGTGGGGGAGCGCACCCGCGAGGGGACGCAGTTCTGGCACGAGATGAAGGAAATGGGCGTGCTGGACAAGACGGTGATGGTCTTCGGGCAGATGAATGAGCCGCCTGGCGTGCGGCTGCGCGTGGCGCTCACCGGCCTGACCATGGCGGAGTACTTCCGCGACCAGGGGCGCGACGTCTTGCTCTTCATCGACAACATCTACCGCTTCGTGATGAGCGGCTCCGAGGTTTCGGCGCTGCTGGGGCGCCTGCCCAGCGCCGTCGGCTACCAGCCCACGTTGGGCACCGAGATGGGCGAGCTGCAGGAGCGCATCACCTCCACCAAACGCGGTTCCATAACCTCCATGCAGGCCGTCTACGTGCCGGCCGATGATTACACCGACCCGGCGCCGGTCACCACCTTCGCGCACCTGGACGCGACCATCTCGTTAGAGCGCTCCATTGCCGAGCAGGGGCTCTATCCGGCGGTAGACCCGCTGGCCTCGACGAGCAGGATTCTGGACCCACGTATCGTGGGTGAGGAGCACTACCGGGTCGCACGCGGAGTGCAGCAGGTGCTGCAGCGGTACAAAGACTTGCAAGACATCATCGCCATCTTGGGCATCGACGAGCTGAGCGAGGAAGACAAGTTGGTGGTCTCCAGGGCGCGCAAGATGCAGCGTTTCTTCTCCCAGCCGATGTTTGTCGCCTCGCAGTTCACCGGCCGGGAGGGGCGCTACGTGCCGGTGCGAGAGACGGTGCGCGGCTTCAAAATGATCTTGGAAGGGCAATTGGACGACCTTCCGGAGCAGGCTTTCTACATGGTGGGTACCATCGACGAAGCCATTGAAGTAGGCAGAAGGATGCGGGCGTAG
- a CDS encoding F0F1 ATP synthase subunit epsilon: protein MPLRLDIVTQERVAYSGEVDMVIAPGIDGVLGILPQHAPLITALVPGELRVKRGAEEEIFAIGGGFMEVLPDRVTVLADSAERAEEIDIERALAARRRAEARLQGRTQEQVDFARAEAALHRAIVRLKVAESSRRRRRGPGPQSSPTTLDEGT from the coding sequence ATGCCGTTGCGACTTGACATCGTCACTCAGGAGCGCGTCGCCTACTCCGGCGAGGTGGACATGGTGATCGCACCTGGCATCGATGGCGTGCTGGGGATCCTGCCGCAGCATGCACCGCTCATCACGGCGCTGGTGCCCGGGGAGCTGCGTGTCAAGCGAGGGGCAGAGGAAGAGATCTTCGCCATCGGCGGTGGCTTCATGGAGGTGCTGCCAGACCGCGTCACGGTGCTGGCCGATAGCGCCGAGCGGGCCGAGGAAATCGACATCGAACGCGCCTTGGCGGCACGGCGCCGCGCTGAGGCTCGGCTGCAGGGGCGTACGCAGGAGCAAGTGGATTTTGCGCGTGCCGAAGCCGCATTGCACCGGGCTATCGTCCGCCTCAAGGTGGCAGAGAGCAGTCGGCGCCGCCGCCGCGGGCCAGGTCCTCAGAGCAGCCCCACCACGTTAGATGAGGGCACCTGA
- a CDS encoding methyltransferase, translating into MTSRERVRTALAHRAPDKVPIDFGSTGVTGMHVTCVAALRDYYGLEKRPVKVHEPYQMLGWIDEDLQQVLGIDVEGLYSRTTMFGFPNENWREFRLPWGQVVLVSEHFRTSVDQNGDLLIYPEGDTTAPPSGRMPVGGFFFDTIVRQPPIVETQLNPEDNLEEFVPVSAQDLDHYRAEVRRLRGSSRAVVASFGGTAFGDIALVPAPFLKYPKGIRDIAEWYVSTVTRQDYLHQVFARQAEVALANLEKIHAIVGDLVDVVFVCGTDFGTQTSSFCSVATFRSLYAPYYKRVNDWIHQHTSWKTFKHSCGAVEPFIEAFLEVGFDILNPVQCSAAGMDPVHLKRRYGDRIVFWGGGVDTQKTLPFASPAAVREEVLRRCEVFGRDGGYVFNAVHNIQANTPVENIVAMFEAVKEFNGEH; encoded by the coding sequence ATGACCAGCAGGGAGCGGGTGCGCACGGCCTTGGCCCACCGCGCGCCTGACAAGGTGCCCATTGATTTTGGCAGCACGGGAGTGACGGGCATGCACGTCACCTGCGTGGCGGCTCTGCGTGATTACTACGGACTCGAGAAGCGGCCGGTCAAGGTGCATGAGCCCTACCAGATGCTCGGGTGGATCGATGAAGACCTGCAACAGGTGCTGGGCATCGACGTGGAGGGCCTGTATTCGCGGACGACCATGTTCGGTTTTCCCAATGAGAACTGGCGCGAGTTCCGCCTCCCCTGGGGCCAGGTCGTGCTCGTCTCCGAGCATTTTCGCACGAGCGTGGACCAGAACGGGGATCTGCTCATCTATCCCGAAGGGGATACCACGGCGCCGCCGAGCGGGCGCATGCCAGTGGGTGGGTTCTTCTTCGACACCATAGTCCGCCAGCCCCCCATTGTCGAGACGCAGCTCAATCCCGAGGACAACCTCGAGGAGTTTGTGCCTGTCTCCGCGCAGGACCTGGACCACTATCGCGCCGAAGTTCGGCGTCTGCGCGGCTCCTCACGGGCGGTGGTGGCCAGTTTCGGGGGCACGGCCTTCGGCGACATCGCTCTGGTGCCGGCGCCTTTCCTCAAATATCCCAAGGGGATTCGCGACATTGCGGAATGGTACGTGTCAACAGTCACGCGACAGGACTACCTGCACCAGGTCTTTGCCAGGCAGGCCGAGGTTGCTCTGGCCAACTTGGAGAAGATCCACGCGATTGTCGGCGACCTGGTAGATGTAGTCTTTGTCTGCGGCACTGACTTTGGCACACAGACGTCCAGCTTCTGCTCGGTTGCCACCTTTCGCTCCTTGTATGCGCCCTATTACAAGCGCGTCAACGACTGGATCCATCAGCACACGTCCTGGAAGACCTTCAAGCATTCCTGTGGCGCAGTGGAGCCGTTCATCGAGGCGTTCCTCGAGGTCGGTTTTGACATTTTGAATCCGGTGCAGTGTTCGGCGGCGGGCATGGACCCCGTGCACCTGAAACGCCGCTACGGTGACCGCATAGTGTTCTGGGGCGGTGGAGTCGACACGCAGAAGACCTTGCCGTTTGCTTCTCCCGCTGCGGTGCGGGAGGAGGTGCTGCGGCGCTGCGAAGTGTTTGGCCGCGACGGGGGGTACGTGTTCAATGCCGTCCACAACATTCAGGCCAACACGCCGGTGGAGAACATCGTTGCCATGTTCGAGGCGGTGAAGGAGTTCAACGGCGAGCATTAG